In a single window of the Antedon mediterranea chromosome 1, ecAntMedi1.1, whole genome shotgun sequence genome:
- the LOC140050500 gene encoding uncharacterized protein, whose protein sequence is MLTVLSEIQPLPPVLYLQLDNSGKDNKNRFVFALCALLVELKIFRKIKIGFLMVGHTHEDIDQLFSCVAKYLNKYRASTLDHLRSAVENSYKKLPITSSIISYLHDIKNWLVPYMQDIRYHSKPHQFKFVLAQTGKCIMSYKNWSTDCTWCECAREMDTLPYLLKESPADIPVLCTPDFSNADIPKLKKSLASVANFLRIEERDWWEEFLNNIEEITEGNEQGFLLHDIIFNDNNASPMREESDGNETDISDSDNENEIRPVHIGKFSKRKPPQQLDVGAMVATALRRYPTEWPQIGKIFSINNNEVEVVWYTGTYTSRFVLCEKDGQEWREIISKEEVISIFNLTPTSRLPTNVIVKLKELRDDFLNES, encoded by the exons ATGCTGACGGTGCTGTCAGAGATACAACCTCTACCACCAGTCTTATATCTGCAGTTGGACAATAGCGGAAAGGATAATAAAAACAGATTTGTTTTTGCCCTATGTGCTCTTCTTGTAGAGTTAAAGATTTTTCGAAAG ATAAAGATTGGGTTTTTAATGGTGGGTCACACTCACGAGGATATTGACCAATTATTTTCATGTGTGGCCAAATACCTGAACAAATATAGAGCATCTACACTTGATCATCTTCGAAGTGCTGTTGAAAACTCGTACAAAAAGTTGCCGATTACATCAAGTATCATTTCCTATCTGCATGACATTAAGAACTGGTTAGTACCATACATGCAAGACATACGTTACCACAGCAAACCACACCAGTTTAAGTTTGTTTTGGCTCAAACCGGAAAATGCATCATGTCCTATAAGAACTGGTCAACGGATTGTACTTGGTGTGAATGTGCAAGAGAAATGGACACACTTCCATATTTGCTCAAGGAAAGCCCTGCTGATATACCAGTGTTGTGTACTCCTGATTTTAGTAATGCAGATATACCAAAGTTAAAAAAAAGTCTGGCGTCTGTTGCAAATTTTTTGCGAATAGAAGAACGTGACTGGTGGGaggaatttttaaataatatagaaGAGATCACAGAag gaaatGAACAGGGATTTTTGCTCCATGACATCATTTTTAATGACAACAATGCAAGCCCTATGAGGGAGGAATCTGATGGAAACGAGACAGACATTAGTGACTCggataatgaaaatgaaataagacCG GTACACATTGGTAAATTTTCGAAGCGTAAGCCACCACAGCAACTCGATGTTGGTGCTATGGTAGCAACAGCTTTAAGGAGATATCCCACAGAATGGCCTCAGATAGGCAAAATATTCAGCATAAATAACAATGAGGTAGAAGTAGTGTGGTACACTGGAACGTATACTTCCCGGTTTGTTCTGTGTGAAAAAGATGGACAAGAATGGCGAGAAATAATATCGAAGGAGGAGGTGataagtatatttaatttaacaccAACTAGTAGATTGCCTaccaatgttattgttaaattaaaagaattaaGAGATGACTTTTTAAATGAAAGTTAA